A stretch of DNA from Lotus japonicus ecotype B-129 chromosome 4, LjGifu_v1.2:
AAGGGTAAAGATTAGGGTGGTCCCTTTTAATTTGGGACCACCGGGGGTCCATTTTGAAATCTATGAATATTTTTTAGATGAGTGGTTATGATTGAATTCGAGATAAAAGAGGAAAAACATAATATTCTCATTCTTGAaatctctaaattttcccactACGCCCTCGTTCTCTTTCTTTGCTTCATGAGGAAGACTTTGCAAGCCTCACAAAATTATCTCCTTTCCCTTATTGTTGGACAAACCACCACCAAGGAGCAAGGTCAAAGGCCACACCGTCGGAGGGAGGGAGAAATCTGCAAgctccaccatctccttccatTTTTTCGGTGAAGTTTATTATGAATGACGTTATTTGTGTCatggaaggaggaggaggacaaCCTAGAAACCACAAAAAAATGTTATTCCATTCAACTTAGACCTATAAATGGTTTTTGTGGCCAGCTCGTTGAGTTTTAGGGAAAATGGTCGCCACCACCGAGCTCTTGGCCATAAGAGCAAGATGATTCACTACTTAGTTTCAGCTTCGGCGATAGAGTTGCTGCATCTCCGTTGTGAACCGCCGCGATCTGATGAGAGAAGAAAGTGATGTTCCTTAGGAAGAAGAGGTGAAAGTGAACAGCGgaaaatgaagagagagatgcTTCTGAGGCACCGAGGAAGGTGAAAGTGGAAGCTTTTTGGAATTTTCTTGGAGGAAAGTGGAGAcccatggtggtggtgatggtctCAGCCATGGTGGTGGTGTTCATGAGAAAGAAGAAGTGAATAGAAGACCAATAGTAAGACAATGGAAGTGAGATGAGAAAAGTTTAAGTGGAATAAGTTTAGTTTGGTTTGCACAAAATCTGTTTTGGAAAGTTATAGGTGTATTTGGGTAAAATAACTTTATTAAACGTTGGTACGTGCTTATAGATAAACAACAATCTAATAATTGTTTATGGTATGAgataaacttaaaaataatCTTCTCAAAACCTAGCATATGTAAAAACATTGATCCAAtctaataatttttctttttattttcaattaattttttcaaattttatttattagattGGATAGGTTGAAAATCAGCAATGTGTGTATACTCTTCAAATACAGTCCAAAAGCTCAATAGAAGACGGATCACTTTTCAAAAATAACAATCAAGTTGTGTATTCTTAACAAAGACCAGAGACAACATATGAAATACATTGTTGTGAATGAAATCACCATGTCTATAGTTACATGAAAGAAACACCCTGGTTGAAATAGCCAAATATCTAAGGAAAAAACTAAATCTGCATTACCAAAATTGGCGCGCTGAGTTCATTCCCTCGTTCTATAAATAAACATTGGCAATCCCATGGAAATAATTTGCATTCATCCACTTGTTATTCATTCTCACATGTTGATTTAAGTTGTACATGTTTGATTTCCCTTAAGCAATGTCTCATTTTCAAGTATAGTGTATGGAAAACCTCCTCATTCCGATAGCTAGCCCCACTCGGATGTGGATGTTTCCGATTCAAACAAAGATGCCTCCAATGGAAAATACATGTGTTGTACCCAAAAAATGTACACTTGTCATTCATGTTGTTCATTTTCAACAAGTATCTTCTTGCAAGCTTCATAACACATGAAAGAGATTCCAGCAGCAGGAACTAACTTCAAGCAGCTTGGTCCCAATCCTCTATACAAACCTGAAACCCCTTCCTTTTCAAGTATACTCATGAGTGCATGAAGCATGTTGCTGTACTGTCTTCCATTCAGTGCCCCAGCTTGCATGTGCTTCCTAGCCACCTCAAGTGGAAATGTTGCACTGCTTGAAAATGCACCTGCAGCTGATCCAATCAGAAGAGTCATCACATTCCCAACTTCCTCCTTGTTGAAAGCTTTCTTGTAACCTTTCCTAAGTGTGTCATAAGCAAGATAGTTTGTGGCAGCATAAGGGATCACACCAATTAGACTAGGGGTGAGGCCTCTGTACAGTTCTGCAGGACCTTCCTCTCTAACAATTCTCATAAATGCATCTAAAAAGTTTTTGTACACTCCTCTCTGCAACCAAAGAAGTAATGTCATCACCAACTTACATCACTGGAAACttaaatgcatgtttggatcagcttctcttttcttagaatcaattctgacactggaagctactcacataagcttctccccagaattgattttgacttcagaagcaattgtagaagaatttccaaacatgtgcTAAATGAAAAAGATATAAGGTCTGTTTGAGTGCATACCTGAACTGTGAGGCGAGTTTTGAGAAGCTCAAGAGGATATGTGCATAAGGTAGAGCTAACTCCAGCAACCGCACCTGCAATTGATGAAGGTGGAATTGGGATTTTTGGTTGCTCTCCAGGTTTTGCAGATAATTGCTTGTTGACAGTATCATAGGCATATAACTGCATGTTCCACCAGATTTCATTAACACTTGTATTGAAGTTTTAGGCTACAAAATGAAATGATAGACTTGTAGTTGATCAAGGCAGAATAAATGGTTACACCTTAATGCTGCTAATCATGTTTGGTTCTACGGGGAGGAATTCCATAATCATTTTAAAAGAGAATGTGCAAAGTATAACTTCCTAGTGTTACcgtattttggatttgtttacCCATGCCAATCCAAGCACGTTATTAGACAAAAATGTGATGTTATCATGTATGTTAAACCAAAGGTTCCTCTTTCTTAACAATCCAAGTGAATTCCTAAGTCACTTACATTACAGGATTCGATATCCttttaaaattgattctaaCGTCAAAATTAACtctgaagaaaatcttctatgagtagcttcttagtattagaattgattctaagaaaAAGCTGATTCACACATGCTATAAACTAAATACATTTAGGTTTTTAGCTTCCAATGAATCAATCAATCAAGTCATTCCAGATAATTGAAATTCCAGATAAAAGTTATGGTAATGTCAAATATCAATAACTCACATCTACCAACATCTAAGATCATGTCTACTCACCTCAATAGCCTTGCTTGGCGCAACTCGGATGATGTTTACAAAATTGCCTCTGAACAAGCCCTTCCATCCATCAGCTTGCATGATAGATTGAAACACCTGAGCACTATTATGGCCACAGCTCCCCACCATCAAATGAGTCCTTATCGTCTCCAATGGCGCCACCACAGTTCTTGACACAGCACCAGCAATTGCTCCACTCATCAACCTTCTTAGTGAAGGGTTTGCAATCTTAAATTTCAACTTAAACCCCTTCATCTTTTTCCCCTTCAATGCAAGACCTTCCTCAGCAACCTCACCATTCAATAATCCTTGAATCCCCGCAGCTCGAAAACCAGTTTCAGGCATTAAAACATATTGCATGGAAGAATTCACAAGTGGAAGTTTGGCGCCACTGTCTCTAGCAGTTAGAGGAGGATTTGGTGAAATCCCAATTCCAAATCCTGCTTGACCAACGCTTGCAAATAAGCCAGTTGGATGAACATTGCCACCATGTGAATCCCATTCAAGCTTTATTCCAGAGCTGCTTATCACTACATCTTTATCTTTATAACCAGAATCTAAACCTTGCACTTGCACCTTTCTTCCACCCATCACTCTTATTCTCCTAAGCAAGCTATTTCCTTTCCTCCAAGCTTTCAATACAGTGAACTGCTTCTCTGCTAGAAATGGAGGCTCTTAAAAGCACAAAGAGAGCTTGGAACAAATGGGCAACCAGGAATATGCGGATATTAGAAGAGATAACATGAACTAAGGTGAAGTGGAAAAGGTTAGTTGTAAAGGGATTTTGACGAAGAACACTAGCTAGAAGCTCTGTTTCTATCACTTACTCTGCTTTAGCAACAAtgagaagagaggaagagatGGTGTAGTTTTCAATGCTATCTTAACCTGTCTGCGTGTGGGAGTGAGAGCCAAAAATAATTCAGATTTATTATCTTAAATGATGCTCAAATTTTCATTTGGAAAAATCTAAATTATCCATTTTTTCTGTTGGATTAAGGTCATTATTGGCCACAAAAGTTGGATAAAAGGACAGAGGAAAATGGAGAAACTGAACAAACATAGATACGAGTTTACGTTTGGAGGGACTCCTATAATACACGTGGCTAATGAGATATTGAGATATCATCTGTTTTTATGCAAGCCCAAAATAACATGCTAAATAATGAGCAAAGAACAAAGGATTTAATTTACATGCAATTTGTCATATAtttaaggatttttttttggtatataggaaaattaaacaacaaaacTAAGGCTCAACCATATATTTAAGGATTGATTTGAAAAATCAATAAGGAGCTCTTTCGtctattaaaaaaaacgaaTTGATTCATACAAAAAGGGGAATTTGATTATAAGGAGAGTAAATAAAAGGACACCAAATGATAGATTAAATAATTGTCTACAAAACTTCAAAAATAGTAAAACAGAGTTCAAAAAACTCTACACCCTGTGATAAAATCTAAACTACTGTTTTGGTTTTGCACTGCTTTTCTTGAAATCTCCTTTTCCACTGCTTTTCTTGAAATCTCCTTTTCCACTGCTTTTCTTGAAATCTCCTTTTTTAAAAGGCTTCTTCTTAGGTTTCAATTTGCTGTCAGTCGATGAAGCCCTAGCTTTATCATTATTTcgttttttctccttcttcacAGTTTGCACAGTGACAGCCTGGAGTGCAAaagaattataaaaaaaaaaaggtaaacaaAAATGGGTAAAATTTGAAATCTATGTAACTAGATGACAAGCAATTTACCTTGTTGACATTGAGTATGTCATGGGAATTCTTGGACATGATCTTGTTCAATATTTTTTCAGTTTGCTGCCTCTCGAGTGATCCCATCCCTGTTCCTTCTGCCACCGGCAGGAACTAGATGAAAACAGAACAAAGGAAGCTAATTAGccaatttcatgaaatatgGGGGCTTCTATATAGAATAATTTATATGGATGAGAAACTGATTTCTGTAGCAGCACATTGTACAACCTTTCGATATTTTCCTTTATGCTGTGGAGGCTTTTCACCCGCCAATTTCTTGTCAAATTTCCCACCACTAGCTGTTGAAGTTGCAGCAATTCCTGCAACATTACCTAATTCATCCTTGGTAACTTTCTTGGGTGCTGCTTGAGTTCCTGTTATAGGCAAAGCTGTAGCAGCCAACTGAACATGGCTGTAAAAGATTCATTCAGATCTCATTACAAGATAAACAGCATGAATATGTGCAAAGAAGGGTGAGAAAAAGAATAAACATATGTATTTTGGAGAGTACAAAGAGCTAAAGGTCAAAACCCTCCACATAAAACTATTAGGAATGCTACCAACAGAGTCACAGAAATGGTTTGAAATGGTAGAAACCATTTCTGAACTAGTACAAGGTTGACACTCCATTTTTTTAGGAAGCTGCTTGTGGATTTTTCAGTGTTCCTAGAGTTGGGAACATCAACACATATGACTGAAACAGAGAAATAAAAAGCTGAGGCCTCTGACTCCACAACGGCCGTTTATTTTAAGGAAAGGAATCAATGATCCATGAAATAAATTATTCAACTATAAACCTGTGATGCATATCATGACGAATAGTAACAGATACTACAAATGCGCCAGGCTAACTGGAAAGGGTAGAAAAAAACCTTGGTAAAGCACCAAATTTTGCAGCTTCTTTCAAGTTCTGTAGTCGGTTTTTCTCCTGTTTATCAACTCTgttccttttattttcttttcttttggcaAAAGGATCCTCTGTAGGATCTGCAAAGAGTTACAGTATCAATAAATGATATACCGTCCTTGTAGATTTGATCGATGTATAAAATCACACACCCAGAGAATGATAACTACAAGCATGCACCTAAATATGCACTGAGAAAATGATAGAGATGATAACATATGTTAGATAAATATTAACAGCAATCCCATATGGCCACACAAGACGTTAACGTAATATTTAACAATGATTTGAAATAGATAATTATAAACTACAATCTACCTCAATAAAGATAGTCAAAGACAAGAATCTTCAGGTCCAACATGGAGTATCAAGCACATACATAACAATTTGCCAAAAAAGGtacaaaaacattttccaaattttgaCGTTGTCACTGAATGCAACTCTATTAAATAGATGCATGGTATAATACTCTTGGAAACCCAGAAAGTCAACTATGGGCTACAATTGAGTATTGGGAGTTACCCCATATATTTAAATGTTCATATTTTATAGTTTGGATCTTCAAATGCCTAAATGGTGTGCTTCAATGTAAAATTTCCATTTAGCTTGTGCTGTCTGAGCATATGTGCCTTGTACAACTTTACCATGAATTGTAGAAAGTTAAATTTCAACCTATTCCTCTCAAATGTTTCAGTTATGCACCTCCAAGGGTGTCTACACACCATACATTGCCATTAAGAGAAACATGTAGCAGTGATTTCAATATTCATTCCATAATGACAAAAGACATGTTCAATTATTTACCGTCAGTTTCCTTTGCTTCAATGATAGGCACAGCATCTTCATCATTCGCACGATCATACCCGTATCTGCGTTTCCAAGTTCCAGATTGTTCATCATACAAAAccttgtctttcttctttttttgtatGCCTGAAAAACAACACAGTAAGGTTCGGCTAGTAAAAATAGGACAACAAACCAAACCCCAAATCAGACAACCCAAACAATGCGAAAAGAGACAGCATTAATACAATAAATAATACATTATATGAGAGCTACACATGCAACATCATGACTAACCTTTCTTTTTGGCAAAAGCTTCCCATTTAGTAGGAGGCTTTGGTTTTGGCAGCTGAAAAGCATTATAAAACATGATGAGCAAATTACTCAATACTCAAAATAACATCAAAACAGAGGCAAGTGTAAAACTCATTGCAAGACCATAATTATATAGCtataggccccgtttggaagagcttatttgagcttatttgatagcataagcgcttgtgtaagccataagctgttttgagcttattaagctactcaggatagcttacgAAAAAGAGCtcatgcttatatatagcttattctcaatttatttcaataaatttataaaaatagtGTGCGCTTATGgtcgcttatgaccataagcgcttaattaagttgttttcccaAACGGCACCATAGTATGTTTAAGAAACATAAAGTCATAACATTAACTATAAACAAATATATAATTGTAATGTGATTAACAAAAGGCTTTATTGGGCAGTTGAAAATTTGCAACTAGGGAGAATGGGGTTACATGTTTTTCTCTGGGCAATCTGGTGAGAGGTGCAGGAAGCTTAACAAGGG
This window harbors:
- the LOC130711411 gene encoding ribosome biogenesis regulatory protein homolog; translation: MEIDGVEHQKVFEVDLGHLMAFDSHHTFPTQPPLSREDLVKQALQKGTELVQAIADSLFTLPATEDVDGPLVKLPAPLTRLPREKHLPKPKPPTKWEAFAKKKGIQKKKKDKVLYDEQSGTWKRRYGYDRANDEDAVPIIEAKETDDPTEDPFAKRKENKRNRVDKQEKNRLQNLKEAAKFGALPSHVQLAATALPITGTQAAPKKVTKDELGNVAGIAATSTASGGKFDKKLAGEKPPQHKGKYRKFLPVAEGTGMGSLERQQTEKILNKIMSKNSHDILNVNKAVTVQTVKKEKKRNNDKARASSTDSKLKPKKKPFKKGDFKKSSGKGDFKKSSGKGDFKKSSAKPKQ
- the LOC130711410 gene encoding adenine nucleotide transporter BT1, chloroplastic/mitochondrial-like — protein: MGGRKVQVQGLDSGYKDKDVVISSSGIKLEWDSHGGNVHPTGLFASVGQAGFGIGISPNPPLTARDSGAKLPLVNSSMQYVLMPETGFRAAGIQGLLNGEVAEEGLALKGKKMKGFKLKFKIANPSLRRLMSGAIAGAVSRTVVAPLETIRTHLMVGSCGHNSAQVFQSIMQADGWKGLFRGNFVNIIRVAPSKAIELYAYDTVNKQLSAKPGEQPKIPIPPSSIAGAVAGVSSTLCTYPLELLKTRLTVQRGVYKNFLDAFMRIVREEGPAELYRGLTPSLIGVIPYAATNYLAYDTLRKGYKKAFNKEEVGNVMTLLIGSAAGAFSSSATFPLEVARKHMQAGALNGRQYSNMLHALMSILEKEGVSGLYRGLGPSCLKLVPAAGISFMCYEACKKILVENEQHE